One bacterium DNA window includes the following coding sequences:
- the rpmG gene encoding 50S ribosomal protein L33, whose amino-acid sequence MAKSKGNRIVITLECTSCKDSGLPGMSRYTTEKNKKNNTERLEVKKYCNVERKHTLHKETR is encoded by the coding sequence ATGGCAAAGTCTAAAGGCAATCGCATCGTGATTACGCTGGAATGCACATCCTGCAAAGACAGCGGTTTGCCCGGTATGTCCCGTTATACCACGGAAAAGAACAAAAAAAATAATACGGAACGCCTTGAAGTAAAAAAATACTGCAATGTAGAACGTAAACATACCCTGCACAAGGAAACCCGTTAA
- a CDS encoding phosphatidate cytidylyltransferase → MNSGLARIVVAIVALPFVIAAIIYGSWYFFALMGTILLIGISEMLNLLRHKNSKPQTFAAFLWGLIFLGLTFFGKTELLLPAFFMFAIFVMTVELFRNTGSDMMNMAATWMTVFYPSLLIGSMILLRNTGGAESHSGAQLVFLVFLSIWACDTFAYYGGRMMGKNIFFERVSPKKTWEGAITGFFGALIGVWLVRYVYLTLDIPFIMSLPQTLVIGFLGGTFGQIGDLAESLIKRDAGVKDSGALLPGHGGILDRFDSMMFVAPLTYVYVTYFV, encoded by the coding sequence GTGAATTCAGGACTCGCCCGCATCGTGGTCGCGATTGTAGCTTTGCCTTTTGTCATCGCCGCCATCATTTACGGTTCTTGGTATTTTTTTGCACTGATGGGTACTATACTGCTCATCGGCATATCCGAAATGCTAAATCTGCTTCGCCACAAAAACAGTAAACCGCAAACTTTCGCTGCTTTTCTTTGGGGATTGATTTTTCTAGGACTCACGTTTTTCGGTAAAACCGAGCTATTATTACCCGCCTTTTTTATGTTTGCAATATTTGTCATGACTGTGGAATTGTTTCGTAACACCGGCTCGGATATGATGAATATGGCGGCCACATGGATGACCGTTTTTTATCCGTCGTTATTGATCGGATCGATGATTTTACTCCGTAATACCGGCGGCGCGGAGAGTCATAGCGGCGCTCAATTAGTGTTTTTGGTTTTTTTGAGCATTTGGGCATGCGATACATTTGCGTATTATGGTGGCCGAATGATGGGTAAAAATATATTTTTCGAAAGGGTCAGCCCTAAAAAAACATGGGAAGGCGCCATTACCGGTTTTTTTGGTGCATTGATCGGCGTATGGCTCGTACGCTACGTATATCTGACGCTTGACATCCCTTTCATTATGAGTTTGCCGCAAACATTGGTAATCGGTTTTTTGGGCGGTACATTCGGACAGATCGGTGATCTTGCCGAATCTTTGATCAAACGGGATGCCGGCGTCAAAGACAGTGGCGCTCTGCTTCCCGGGCACGGAGGCATTCTGGATCGGTTTGACAGTATGATGTTTGTCGCACCGCTCACCTATGTTTATGTCACTTATTTTGTTTAA
- a CDS encoding ABC transporter permease, with protein MLRFILKRVRTAIPMIFGLLTVTFFLIRLAPGDPTSLFIDPSIDPQAAAQLKENLGLNDPLPVQYGKWLGVIPPFEGLLQGELGISFSKQIPVVEVISEALINTLILTVAALIVDILVGVGLGVISALRRGTAFDRMTTVVGLFFYSMPHFWLALVLIMIFSLYLGWFPASQMHSIGYEVWPFWTRVQDLLAHMVLPVFVLGIASAASTIRYVRSSMLEVLQQDYIRTARAKGLPESTVIWKHGLRNALLPLITIIGLSFPFLLAGAVVTEVVFAWPGMGRVIIDAIFARDYPLIIANTMMAGVLVILGNLLADILYAVADPRARAE; from the coding sequence ATGTTGAGATTTATATTAAAACGCGTGCGCACGGCGATCCCGATGATTTTCGGATTGCTCACGGTGACTTTTTTTTTAATACGATTAGCGCCCGGCGATCCGACATCACTTTTTATTGATCCATCGATAGATCCGCAAGCGGCTGCTCAACTTAAAGAAAACCTCGGCCTTAATGATCCTTTACCCGTTCAATACGGAAAATGGCTGGGTGTCATACCGCCGTTTGAAGGTTTATTGCAAGGCGAACTGGGTATTTCATTTAGCAAACAAATACCCGTTGTAGAAGTGATTTCGGAAGCACTAATCAATACGCTGATCCTAACCGTTGCTGCTTTGATTGTGGATATTCTTGTCGGCGTCGGGCTCGGCGTTATATCGGCGTTACGCAGGGGTACGGCTTTTGACCGAATGACAACTGTCGTAGGTTTATTTTTTTATTCGATGCCGCATTTTTGGTTGGCGCTGGTTTTGATTATGATTTTTTCACTTTATTTGGGCTGGTTCCCGGCTTCGCAAATGCATAGCATCGGTTACGAAGTGTGGCCTTTCTGGACACGCGTGCAGGATTTGCTGGCGCACATGGTGTTACCGGTTTTTGTGTTGGGGATTGCTTCTGCCGCTTCGACGATTCGTTATGTGCGCAGTAGTATGTTGGAAGTTTTGCAGCAGGACTATATCCGCACGGCGCGTGCCAAAGGATTGCCGGAGTCTACGGTGATATGGAAACACGGTTTACGCAACGCATTGTTACCTTTGATCACGATCATCGGATTATCGTTTCCATTTTTACTGGCGGGCGCTGTCGTTACGGAAGTTGTTTTTGCGTGGCCGGGGATGGGACGGGTTATTATTGATGCGATTTTTGCACGGGATTATCCGCTGATCATCGCCAACACCATGATGGCCGGCGTATTAGTTATCCTGGGAAATCTTTTAGCTGATATATTGTATGCAGTAGCCGACCCGCGTGCACGTGCGGAATAA
- a CDS encoding T9SS type A sorting domain-containing protein, with product MRYIRVYLFVMFFAGGLRSYLSAQEISLSGDLQPFPVTAPGAISDEFSYAVSATGLSGSLLIHAPHGFEISTTSGGVFGSNITLPETGGVIELTTIYVRFAPSVTGSYDSVIVHESGVTQTLAVTGLCAFSEPTLPPSDVVFSGIDSSAMTIAWQGGDGDYHLVLVRADALIELAPNDGQSITANSTFGSGTDLGGNTYAVFAGSGTSVSISGLSRGVKYYFSVFTYNGTGSDADYLTDAAVGEQTTLSRSPERIQMIRDTTFAEDSGTRTIITNLHDIFSDPENSSLTFSAGTLVSGADAWVTGNTLEFFSSEDSSGLFEVIVEAQDNSGNFAYDTLLVTVTQQNDAPKVATPIGPKNLQEDFGKQLLAYLPLVFHEADGETMTFSVHTPSPFVALSISGDSLYALSQNNLNGQSQVIIEASDPTPLSNRDTFQLQIIPINDPPARTSLLRDTSFAEDFSYRAMVYLPDYYSDPDDGVIDFSSFVVNAGVEGYILNDSLYVEGDRDFFGSASLEIRVSDGNTEIRDTVFFTVTAANDAPSRIFAARDTSVQEDAARTAILYLPMIFSEPDLEPVTYGVLLSNSKSVAAISGDTLYVTPLKDSTGSMELYLSATDLSDLSAKDTLVLQIVPVNDRPVRLATISDTTLPQNFGKVLIKKLSTVFYDADHTALTFSFVKFADGVDPLISNDSLYLRSTADFFGNVSVRIIASDGEFTVSDTFRVVVQDNTAPVAYLAALSSPLLQRIRFALGSNETIASAALTANGQVIDIESNNGVYFGDYSIESVGVIPVVGEVFDLAGNKDTIRRSYTVVSLDKKTTYSNFVFEGNQRGYLVLDQAETGNVPMLLRPLSDAVNVLNTASSAEVTVHVRYQDHLSALRAADENFDEGRIGVYAYENHQWQRLSGEGRFGAVETRIHKNVRIAVFYDPEYIVQPKTFALDQNYPNPFNPSTTIRFAISQPGHTTLKIYNMLGQEVRTLFSGYKPAGNFETIWDGKNEKGLAVASGVYLYRLSSGAFTQTRRMVLVK from the coding sequence ATGCGCTACATTCGAGTGTATTTATTTGTAATGTTTTTTGCGGGCGGTCTTCGTTCGTATCTGTCGGCTCAGGAAATTTCACTTTCAGGGGACCTGCAACCGTTTCCGGTTACAGCGCCCGGTGCGATTTCTGATGAGTTTTCGTATGCCGTGTCGGCTACGGGTTTGAGCGGTTCTTTATTAATACATGCGCCGCATGGATTTGAAATCTCTACAACCAGCGGAGGCGTGTTTGGTTCCAATATTACACTTCCTGAAACCGGCGGGGTAATTGAGCTTACGACAATTTATGTGCGTTTTGCGCCCTCGGTTACCGGATCGTATGACAGTGTGATCGTACATGAAAGCGGTGTTACACAGACACTGGCCGTAACGGGTTTGTGCGCATTCAGTGAACCGACATTGCCGCCATCGGATGTCGTATTTAGCGGGATTGATTCTTCGGCGATGACCATCGCTTGGCAGGGTGGTGACGGCGACTATCATTTGGTACTTGTCCGCGCCGATGCGCTCATCGAGCTTGCACCCAATGACGGTCAAAGTATTACAGCGAATTCGACGTTTGGCAGCGGCACGGATCTTGGCGGTAATACCTACGCTGTTTTTGCAGGCAGCGGAACGTCCGTGAGTATCAGCGGATTATCGCGTGGAGTAAAATATTATTTTTCTGTTTTCACGTATAACGGCACGGGGAGTGATGCGGATTATTTGACAGACGCGGCTGTCGGTGAACAGACGACGCTGAGCCGTTCGCCCGAACGGATACAAATGATACGGGATACTACATTTGCAGAAGATAGCGGCACTCGTACGATCATAACGAACCTCCATGATATTTTTTCCGATCCGGAAAATAGTTCGCTTACTTTTTCTGCCGGTACATTGGTATCGGGAGCGGATGCGTGGGTCACCGGTAACACATTGGAGTTCTTTTCATCTGAAGATTCATCCGGTCTGTTTGAAGTGATCGTTGAAGCGCAGGATAATTCCGGTAACTTTGCATACGATACGCTCCTTGTCACGGTAACGCAACAAAATGATGCGCCGAAAGTAGCTACTCCGATCGGGCCGAAAAATTTACAAGAGGATTTTGGAAAACAATTGTTAGCCTATCTGCCATTGGTGTTTCATGAAGCGGATGGTGAAACAATGACATTTTCAGTGCATACGCCGTCTCCGTTTGTTGCGTTGAGTATTTCAGGTGACAGTTTGTATGCCTTGTCACAAAATAACCTCAACGGTCAGAGCCAGGTCATCATCGAAGCTTCCGATCCCACGCCTTTGAGCAATCGCGACACATTCCAACTTCAAATCATTCCGATCAACGATCCGCCGGCGCGTACGTCGCTGTTGCGGGACACCAGTTTTGCGGAGGATTTTTCGTATCGTGCGATGGTTTATTTGCCAGATTATTATAGTGATCCGGATGATGGTGTGATTGATTTTTCTTCTTTTGTAGTAAATGCCGGCGTCGAGGGTTATATCCTTAACGATTCGTTGTACGTGGAAGGGGATAGAGATTTTTTTGGAAGCGCTTCACTTGAAATCCGTGTATCCGATGGCAACACGGAAATCCGCGACACTGTTTTTTTTACCGTAACAGCAGCCAATGATGCGCCGAGTAGAATATTTGCAGCCCGTGATACGAGTGTACAAGAGGATGCGGCCCGTACGGCGATTTTGTATCTGCCGATGATTTTTTCGGAACCGGATTTGGAACCCGTCACGTATGGTGTATTACTTTCCAATAGCAAATCGGTCGCAGCGATTTCCGGCGATACGTTGTATGTTACGCCGCTAAAGGATTCGACCGGTTCGATGGAATTGTATCTCTCAGCTACGGATCTGTCTGATTTGTCAGCCAAGGATACGCTGGTCTTGCAAATTGTACCGGTTAACGACAGACCCGTGCGTTTGGCGACAATATCGGATACGACGCTGCCGCAAAATTTCGGTAAGGTTCTGATCAAAAAACTTTCAACCGTATTTTATGATGCGGACCATACCGCGCTGACTTTTTCGTTCGTCAAATTTGCCGATGGGGTAGACCCGTTGATTTCTAATGATTCCTTGTATTTGCGCAGTACAGCGGATTTTTTTGGTAACGTTTCCGTACGCATCATTGCTTCCGACGGTGAATTTACGGTATCGGATACATTCCGTGTCGTAGTGCAGGACAATACGGCGCCGGTGGCATATCTGGCGGCATTATCTTCGCCGTTACTTCAGCGTATTCGGTTTGCATTGGGAAGTAACGAAACCATCGCTTCGGCCGCGCTTACCGCCAACGGACAGGTGATTGATATCGAGTCAAACAACGGAGTGTATTTCGGCGACTACAGCATCGAATCTGTCGGTGTAATACCGGTCGTGGGTGAAGTATTTGATCTTGCCGGAAATAAGGATACGATTCGACGAAGTTACACGGTAGTTTCTTTGGACAAAAAAACAACCTACAGTAATTTTGTTTTTGAAGGTAATCAACGCGGATATCTTGTTTTAGATCAAGCTGAAACCGGGAATGTCCCGATGTTGTTGCGCCCGCTTTCGGATGCGGTGAATGTGCTGAATACGGCTTCCTCAGCCGAAGTTACCGTGCATGTCCGATATCAGGATCATCTAAGCGCGTTGCGTGCGGCGGATGAAAATTTTGATGAAGGGCGTATCGGTGTCTATGCTTATGAAAATCATCAATGGCAACGCCTTTCCGGAGAAGGTCGCTTTGGCGCGGTTGAAACACGCATTCATAAAAATGTACGTATCGCGGTGTTTTATGATCCCGAATATATCGTGCAACCGAAAACATTTGCCCTTGATCAAAATTATCCAAATCCGTTTAATCCGTCCACGACCATTCGTTTTGCGATTTCACAACCGGGACATACGACGTTAAAAATTTATAATATGCTCGGGCAGGAAGTGCGAACACTTTTCAGCGGATATAAACCGGCTGGAAATTTTGAAACAATTTGGGACGGTAAAAACGAAAAAGGCCTCGCGGTAGCTTCGGGCGTATATCTGTATCGTTTAAGTTCGGGCGCATTCACACAAACACGCAGAATGGTTTTAGTAAAATGA
- a CDS encoding RluA family pseudouridine synthase — protein MRKYQFNIPANERPKRLDHFVTHAIENLSRSRAQQLVSENMVSVNGKFVAKSYMIRPGDRIEVILPLPEKVEAQAEDIPIRVVYEDDDILVVNKSAGMVVHPAYANYTGTLVNALLHHVQDLSGINGELRPGIVHRIDKDTSGLLLVAKHDRAHRHLSKLFKDHNIEREYWALVWGKPKKKKDTIETLIGRSTKDRKKFAVTKEGKNAITHYELITAYESVSLIRCQLETGRTHQIRVHMNYIGHPILGDKTYGGDNPNLAGGEKKKKQHAENILELIPRQALHAKTLGFIHPTTKKIMRFDSELPDDFNAVLQLIK, from the coding sequence ATGCGAAAGTATCAGTTCAATATACCGGCCAACGAACGCCCCAAACGTCTTGATCACTTTGTGACCCACGCGATCGAAAATCTTTCACGTTCGCGCGCGCAACAGCTGGTGTCGGAAAACATGGTCAGTGTCAACGGTAAGTTTGTTGCCAAATCGTATATGATACGCCCGGGCGATCGGATCGAAGTAATATTACCTTTGCCGGAAAAAGTCGAAGCGCAAGCCGAAGATATTCCTATTCGTGTGGTATATGAAGATGATGATATCTTGGTGGTTAATAAATCGGCCGGCATGGTTGTTCATCCGGCGTATGCTAATTATACCGGTACGCTGGTCAATGCCTTACTGCATCATGTGCAGGATTTGTCGGGTATCAACGGTGAGTTGCGTCCGGGTATAGTGCATCGTATTGATAAAGACACCAGCGGTCTTTTATTAGTTGCCAAACATGATCGGGCGCACCGTCATCTGAGTAAACTTTTTAAAGATCATAATATCGAGCGCGAATATTGGGCGCTGGTATGGGGTAAACCCAAAAAGAAAAAAGATACGATTGAAACTCTGATCGGTCGGAGTACGAAGGATCGAAAAAAATTTGCCGTGACTAAAGAAGGTAAAAACGCTATCACGCATTACGAATTGATAACGGCGTACGAAAGCGTTTCATTGATTCGATGCCAGCTGGAAACCGGGCGAACGCATCAGATCCGCGTGCATATGAACTATATCGGTCATCCGATACTTGGCGACAAAACGTATGGCGGAGATAATCCGAATTTGGCGGGCGGAGAAAAAAAGAAAAAACAGCACGCTGAAAATATATTAGAACTGATACCACGTCAGGCGCTGCATGCCAAAACGCTGGGTTTTATTCATCCGACAACTAAAAAAATAATGCGCTTTGATTCGGAGCTGCCGGATGATTTTAATGCCGTTCTTCAATTGATAAAATAA
- a CDS encoding nicotinamide mononucleotide transporter, whose product MTLDWYEIFGFVTGVLCVALLIRQNIWNWPVAIGNAVFYIIVFYNARLYADVVLQFFFIGINAYGWIVWLRRGPQGETLHVNSMDKVAWLWSLLAIAAGTTSLGAWLHYNTDAALPYADAFGTATSLTAQFLMARKKWENWILWIAINIWYIGLYFVRDLYLTQVLYVIYLGLAIAGLIEWRRAFRNSKQSLTN is encoded by the coding sequence ATGACGCTTGATTGGTATGAAATTTTCGGATTTGTAACGGGTGTCCTGTGCGTCGCCCTCCTGATCCGTCAGAATATCTGGAACTGGCCGGTCGCTATCGGCAATGCCGTGTTCTATATTATCGTATTTTATAATGCACGTTTGTATGCCGATGTGGTGTTGCAGTTTTTTTTCATCGGCATCAATGCGTATGGTTGGATAGTCTGGCTGCGACGCGGACCTCAAGGTGAGACGCTGCACGTCAACTCAATGGATAAGGTCGCATGGCTTTGGTCTCTGTTGGCGATAGCGGCAGGCACGACTTCCCTCGGAGCATGGCTCCATTATAATACCGACGCCGCACTGCCGTATGCCGATGCCTTCGGAACGGCCACCAGTTTGACGGCTCAATTTTTGATGGCCCGAAAAAAATGGGAAAATTGGATTTTGTGGATCGCCATCAATATCTGGTATATCGGTTTATATTTTGTTCGGGACCTCTATCTTACCCAAGTCCTTTATGTGATTTATCTCGGCCTTGCCATCGCGGGCTTGATCGAATGGCGACGCGCTTTTCGCAACTCCAAGCAATCCCTTACCAACTAA
- a CDS encoding pentapeptide repeat-containing protein, whose amino-acid sequence MREQQYDSESFVQIDFTKQRIALNTYDTCTFERCDFSKSDLAEVCFLDCRFIGCNFTLCSVGNTVFGNAVFQECKMTGINFEKANTALFSASFIQCDLSSSLFTKIKLRKTQFDNCILKSVDFTGCDLTDAKLSASDLAGAHFENTILEKADLRTAFNYSIDPDINRIRKARFSQSGLHGLLEKHGIEVS is encoded by the coding sequence ATGCGCGAACAACAGTATGACTCGGAATCCTTTGTACAAATTGATTTCACCAAACAACGTATCGCACTGAATACCTACGATACCTGCACATTTGAACGATGCGATTTTTCGAAATCGGATTTGGCGGAAGTTTGTTTTTTAGATTGCCGGTTCATCGGTTGTAATTTTACTTTGTGCAGCGTGGGCAACACCGTCTTCGGTAATGCTGTTTTTCAAGAATGTAAAATGACGGGAATTAATTTCGAAAAAGCCAATACGGCGTTATTCTCCGCTTCATTTATCCAATGCGACCTCAGTTCATCCCTATTCACCAAAATAAAACTCCGTAAAACACAGTTTGATAACTGCATATTAAAATCGGTTGATTTTACGGGATGCGATCTGACCGATGCAAAATTGTCGGCCAGCGATCTAGCGGGAGCGCATTTTGAAAATACCATACTTGAAAAAGCGGATTTACGTACCGCGTTCAATTATTCGATTGATCCGGATATCAACCGCATACGAAAAGCGCGTTTTTCACAAAGCGGTTTACACGGTTTGCTTGAAAAACACGGAATAGAAGTCAGTTGA
- a CDS encoding DNA-3-methyladenine glycosylase I, whose translation MTTTSKTKKQRCWWCGDDPLYCEYHDKEWGVPVHDDQKIFEFLILEGFQAGLSWITILRKRDNFRKAFKQFDPKKVARFSKADVSRLMQDTGIVRNRLKIEGAINNAKCFLEVQKEFGTFDRYIWSFTGYKTLRNPKRSRENIMATSPESDALSTDLKLRGFKFVGSTVIYAHMQASGMVDDHVKGCWKHKKR comes from the coding sequence ATGACAACAACCTCGAAAACAAAAAAACAACGATGCTGGTGGTGCGGCGACGACCCTTTGTATTGCGAATATCATGATAAGGAATGGGGCGTACCAGTACACGATGATCAGAAAATATTTGAGTTTTTAATTCTCGAAGGATTTCAGGCCGGGCTGAGTTGGATAACGATACTGCGCAAACGCGATAATTTTCGCAAAGCGTTCAAACAATTTGATCCTAAAAAAGTGGCACGCTTCTCAAAAGCGGACGTCAGCCGTCTGATGCAAGACACCGGTATCGTGCGTAACCGACTCAAAATCGAAGGTGCGATCAACAACGCCAAATGTTTTCTCGAAGTACAAAAAGAATTCGGCACATTTGACCGTTATATTTGGTCTTTTACCGGGTATAAAACGCTACGCAATCCAAAACGCTCCCGCGAAAATATCATGGCCACTTCGCCGGAATCAGATGCCTTGTCCACTGATCTGAAATTGCGCGGTTTTAAATTTGTCGGTTCGACCGTCATTTATGCGCACATGCAAGCTTCCGGAATGGTAGATGATCATGTCAAAGGATGTTGGAAGCACAAAAAGCGCTAA
- a CDS encoding GWxTD domain-containing protein — MGIGINIEVGNFIIFQSILSKKSFMRFTLVVLALLLWCSPIYAQNENPADQRIDSLKEAFEREPSSQAIMEALGRAYTETQSYEAIIDLIKPVIEDTSTNNVLIKLYVGARIKQLQTQSAGPRLLQQLLGGADTKEKKLINRVMQRDPEDAEAQLFLAEVHKLADEPVYAENIYRRMMKNPRVISGPWFVSVWTAYSTLLIDQERFTEANSILTHAAGTEKSSGWFELQMAQVALETGETARGTRLFFQGLDALRDESQVHQLFEEAWAIAARTELEQWNTLNTLDAKKDFLRRFWSKRTPNLADSANAKLAENYKRLRHVKRYYARRTFPGYDERGLVFMRMGKPDHFYTDTRTESWVYESANAHFDFVDPGSGYYEMRPLTDALSLSGSAAGQFQELKAMMEARRNLHPFYEQTAARLQAREDAISVERSRSNAFRNIISETEIRLGREGTNKPGLQKSETLDKIPSVSLAASYACFKGKNKSTRVDFYYMIPIRELQTLRIADSSSTAFLFANARILDTNYREITTLHREFKIAVVDRDAPLFVIDELRTLLQPGTYILGLELINNNNERKGVYRFDVEVRDFIAADLSISDIQPAVSVTVGSLEDKFIKPDTRIRVVPFAGDHFAGRKPLSVYYEINNLTRDLKGVTSYEISYTLAPVQRGNILTRAVGKLFGRSKATITSVTQKTGTLPTEREYVGFDISELPEGECVLTITVKDLLSGQTASSERFFWVNKK, encoded by the coding sequence ATGGGTATTGGAATCAACATCGAAGTCGGTAATTTTATTATCTTTCAATCTATCTTATCCAAAAAATCATTTATGCGTTTTACACTTGTTGTGTTGGCTCTGCTTTTGTGGTGCTCCCCGATCTATGCTCAAAATGAAAATCCGGCGGATCAGCGCATTGATTCGCTGAAGGAAGCCTTCGAACGAGAGCCCTCTTCGCAGGCTATTATGGAGGCCTTGGGTCGCGCGTATACTGAAACGCAATCGTATGAAGCGATTATTGATTTGATAAAGCCGGTGATCGAAGATACATCCACAAACAATGTCCTGATCAAACTGTATGTCGGCGCGCGCATCAAACAACTTCAAACACAGTCAGCCGGGCCCAGACTTTTGCAACAGCTTTTAGGCGGCGCGGACACCAAAGAGAAAAAACTGATTAACCGCGTTATGCAGCGCGATCCGGAAGATGCGGAGGCGCAACTTTTTTTAGCCGAGGTGCATAAGTTGGCTGATGAACCGGTTTATGCGGAAAATATCTATCGGAGGATGATGAAAAACCCTCGTGTCATTTCCGGCCCTTGGTTTGTATCGGTTTGGACAGCGTATAGTACACTTCTTATTGATCAGGAGCGTTTTACGGAGGCCAATTCCATTCTAACCCATGCCGCAGGTACAGAAAAAAGCAGCGGATGGTTTGAACTTCAGATGGCTCAGGTGGCCTTGGAAACAGGTGAAACAGCACGCGGTACACGATTGTTTTTTCAAGGTCTCGATGCATTGCGGGATGAATCTCAGGTACATCAACTTTTTGAAGAGGCGTGGGCGATCGCGGCCCGAACCGAACTTGAGCAGTGGAATACATTGAATACGCTCGATGCAAAAAAAGATTTTCTTCGTCGCTTTTGGTCAAAACGGACTCCCAATCTTGCCGACTCGGCTAATGCTAAACTTGCTGAAAATTATAAACGTTTGCGTCATGTAAAACGCTATTACGCGCGACGCACCTTTCCGGGTTATGATGAACGCGGATTAGTTTTTATGCGTATGGGCAAACCCGATCACTTTTATACTGATACCCGGACCGAATCGTGGGTTTATGAATCCGCCAATGCACATTTTGATTTTGTAGATCCGGGCAGCGGTTATTATGAAATGCGCCCGTTGACCGATGCTTTGAGTCTGTCGGGAAGTGCGGCTGGGCAGTTTCAGGAACTTAAAGCGATGATGGAAGCACGTCGCAACTTGCACCCGTTTTACGAGCAGACGGCCGCGCGGCTTCAGGCACGTGAAGATGCAATATCCGTAGAACGCAGCCGTAGTAATGCGTTTCGAAATATTATCAGTGAAACTGAAATACGTTTGGGGCGCGAAGGTACGAATAAACCGGGTCTTCAAAAATCTGAAACGTTGGACAAAATTCCTTCGGTGTCGCTTGCGGCATCGTATGCGTGTTTTAAGGGGAAAAATAAATCTACTCGCGTTGATTTTTATTATATGATTCCGATCCGTGAGTTGCAGACCTTGCGTATAGCTGATTCCTCAAGTACGGCGTTTCTATTTGCCAATGCGCGTATTTTGGACACCAACTACAGAGAGATTACTACGCTTCACCGTGAATTTAAAATAGCCGTTGTCGATCGGGACGCGCCGCTTTTTGTTATAGACGAGTTGCGTACGTTATTGCAACCGGGTACGTATATTCTAGGACTTGAGCTGATTAATAATAACAACGAGCGCAAAGGGGTGTATCGTTTTGATGTGGAGGTGCGTGATTTTATCGCCGCCGACTTATCCATCAGTGATATTCAGCCGGCTGTTTCGGTGACGGTTGGTTCGCTGGAAGATAAATTTATCAAACCCGATACACGTATACGTGTAGTGCCTTTTGCCGGCGATCACTTTGCCGGCCGCAAACCGCTGTCGGTGTATTATGAAATTAACAATCTGACACGTGATCTAAAAGGCGTGACATCCTACGAAATCAGTTATACGTTGGCACCGGTTCAACGCGGAAATATTTTAACGCGGGCTGTAGGTAAACTTTTTGGTAGGAGTAAAGCGACGATCACGTCGGTGACACAAAAAACCGGAACCTTGCCGACAGAACGGGAATACGTGGGATTTGATATCAGCGAATTGCCGGAAGGCGAATGCGTTTTGACGATTACCGTCAAAGATCTGTTGTCCGGTCAGACGGCTTCGTCCGAGCGATTTTTTTGGGTTAATAAGAAATAG